The nucleotide window AAATTCGTACTGATACGATAACCATCATGCCTCCGGTCAGGCATTCACAGGATTTGGTGGCGCTGTCGGGAATTCGATTGTAACCATTGACTACATGCTTTATACTACTTTTGACCCAAACATGGCACAAATCTGGCAAAGGGTGCTGCATGCGGAGCACTCAGTGGAGCGGTAACAAGCCGAGGCAGGCATGTGCCCCGAATCCTGGCTGGAGGGAAGAGCAAATGGGCAAACACAACCATGACAAATATGTCAAAGGTCTTCTAATGGATATTGGAGGTAACCGTTTTGTCAGCAGCGGGCCTGACGTAAGGGTCAAGTATGAAGGCAGGGTCACAGCCCGGATAGACGGCGTGTTCGCAAAGCAGTGTGCGATCGAAATCGAGAGTCGAGTAGCAAAACAGATCAGAGGTGCAGTGCTCGATCTTCTTGAACACGATTGCTCTAGGAAGCTTTTGATTCTCGTCCCCGCACATATACCAAAGGATCAACAGGGCGTTATTGAGCACTGCAAATACATCCTGGCGAAATACATGAAGAGTGGGTCAAAACCACAAGTAATTCTGCTGAAGGGAAAGGGAGGTAACGAACGGAAGCGGGAAGATAGAAAGCAGATCAGAGACGCTTTAAGGAAATTGAGATGTTTGTGAGGCAGCCAGTTCTTTATACCTGTCCGGGACAGGCACCGGCTTTCATATTCCTCTCTGTGCTCTGAGAATACTGGTGGTTATGTGCTGATAAACGCAGCCAAGAGTTCAGAAGTTCATGTCTGACCCCGGTCCGACGAATCACCCGGGGAATGTCTTGAAATCTTCAGTTTCGAACCGGAAAAGGTCACCCTCCAGAATCGCTTCTCTTGCGAGCGACGCTTTGCGTTCCGAATCGACAATACCAAGTAGTGTATTTTCTGTTTTGCGATAATGATCCGTCCTATACATCACGATGTACTGGAGCCATATCCCAAGATCTTCTTTCGGTGATATGGCCTTTACCAGGGTCTCGAAGTCTGCGCCATAATCCACGTCCTTTGAAGTCGGATCGCTGAATACCTGGTAGAGAACGACAGTTCTGTCGGATTTCTGCACGCACGCAGATGCTGTTCGATGCAACATCTGATATACAACATCATCTACGTTTCCTATCCCTCTGCTTTTTGGAGCAATAAGTCCCTTCCAATGTTCAAGGACCGCTTTTCTGTTTTCCGTATTACCACTCCGCAACCACTGTTGTACGGTTTCGTATCTTGGTTCCCGCCATTTTCCTTCGATAGCCACAGAAATGGCTTTCGACCAGAACATCACATCTGTGTACGAGGCCTTGCTTAGGTCGTTCGCTGATTCCACAGGATATTCAAAATGTAGTCTACTTGGCTCCGTGAACTCTGCACCGATTTCCTCAAGAAGATCCCTTATTCTTTCAGCGTAGTCTTTCCAGTACCACAGCAGTGGAACAGTTGAGCAGGTGAGTTTACACAGATCAGAATTGGATACCTTGTTCAACATGTCAAGGAAATCCTTAACCCCGGTGTTCCCAAAGCAGATCTCCATCATTACTCCTTTTCAGGACAATGATCTAGGATTCAAGGATTGAGAGTGCCTTCTGCCGTCTAATAACTCCAGTTCTTCGATCTTTAAGGTAGCCCACGATTTCAAAACGGAAGCCTATTGACAACACCCTAGTCCGGTGCTATGTTAGTGCAAAACTCCCTATAGAGCAAACGATTTCTAGATCGAAACGGGGCAATTTGCGGAAACGACTGTCGGGCAAGGAATTCCAGTAACTTCATGCTGCCACTAATCTTCTTTGGACTTACACTGTGCCCATGGTTTATACTGATTCTGTGGTTTTCGACACAAAGTTGGCACAAGCTGCAAAAACACGTGAATTCCTAACAGGAAATAAGTGGCGCGCCCAACGCTGCATGGTGCCATTGGGAACACCTTACAAGCGGAGGGACAAAATTGATAAAGAGATCGATAGTCGGTTTAGCTACTCTCGGCGGAGCCATATGGTACCTTCAAGGCCGAAAAGAAGGAGACTATATAACTCACAAGGAAGAGGAGGGTTCAAGAGCCGTTATGGTCAAAGGAGCTGTCGAAGGGTTTCTTAAAAGACTCAAGAAATATGACATGGCCGTCACTCTAAGAGCAGCGGGCGATCTCCGGGCATTTCTGCGTAAAATCAAGGATAGGAAAACTGGAGCCAAGCTCACCAAGAGTGAGGCTGCTGAATTAAGAAGAATCATAACTTCACTTGAAAAGACTTTCAGAGCCGAAGCAAAAGGTATACATTCTTTCTTCACGACTGATAAGATGATTTCTATGCAAAAGCTGACCGCCAAGCACGAAGCACTCTTTCCCAAAGGAGTCTTCAGCGAGCTATCAGAAATAGCCAAATATGATGTAGGAGAAGCTGGGCTGTGCATCGCGTTTGATCGCGCCACGGCAGCCGCTTTTCATATCTTGAGAGCCACAGAAGCTGTCGTGAGAGAGTTCTATTATCGCATAGTCAAGAGGAATAGAGTGAGCGTTCTCACTTGGGGAAACATAACAAGCGATTTATCAAAAAGGAAAAGAAAACCTTCACCAGTTATAATGAAGAATCTGGACTATATACGTGACAATTTCCGAAATCCTACTGCCCATCCAGAAGCGCGCTACAACATTGAACAAGCTCAATCCTTGTTCAATCTATGCATTGACGCAATGTCCAAGATGATCAAGGACCCTCTGTGGCTCAGAGAGTAGATCACTGTGTGTTCTTGACCCGGTCCACCCGGATCCCCCGTTGCTTGAAAGCCGCTTGGGGACGGTGCCCTTCCGTCTGAGAAACAGCAGTGACATGAAGAGGTTCGTGAGTTGTTGTAGGCTCATGAGAGGGGAGCGATCCGATGGTCTACGAGGTGCTATTCTTTGACGGCTGGGGAAGTGTGCCAGCCTACTATTTGCTTGACAGTGTTGAGGACGATACGCCAGAACATGCTCTTGTAGCGAACTTCCAACAAATCGTCCAGCAAGTCAGACGCCGATTCGCCCTGCACGAGACCGAGGTGCCCAACCGGCGAATTCAAGACACTGTCTACATAGTGCGAGAGAATGGCTTAGCTTCGGCCCGAGACATAGGAGGACTGTCAGCCGACCGCCAGAAGCGAAGAAGAAAACAACTGTTCGAGGTATTAGAAATTTAAGACAATAGAGCAGTCTGCATACCGCCGGGGAACAGGTAACGGTCGGGCATCTCAGGCGCAGTATCCGGAAAAGGAGTGATTCATGAATGCCGAACAACAGATGGTTGCCCTTCACAGGTACTTCATTTGGGCTGATCGGATGAGAGCTCATTTTGACGAGCAGATCAGAGAAACTGGGTCTATCCCATTCGCAGTACAAGATGACACCCAGCCAAATCCTTACATGTCTTACTGGTATGGTGGCACGTATGTGGTTATTGAGGGATGGAAAAAGCTGGGTTTGTCGGATCCCATAATAGAGACGCTTCTTGAATCGCCGAATATCGAAATGCTTAAGCGGTACCGGAATGGCGTGTTTCATTTTCAGAAAGACTACTTTGATGACCGGTTCGTTGGGTTTATACGGGACGGCCAGAAGTCTGTTGAATGGGTACGGAAACTAAGACAGGAACTCAGTCGATTCTTCCTAGACTGGTTTCGTCAGAAAGATGAAACCAAGTAGTGAACACAAAGGAAATCCAAAAGTAGCGGGTTCGACGAGAAGGGTCACGAGCAGTCGCTTCGTAGGTAGCCGGAGTTGATGTGACTTCAGGAGCGTGTGCGATATTCAACCTGCTGGTCTTCGTCAATGATAAACGCATCTGATATCCACAAGGAATCGGATGTCCTTCGAAAGGTAACCGATTTCTACCTTGCCTCGACTGAGTTCAACGGCATACCTATCCGTTCTCTCATGGATAATCTCAAAGTAAAAGAGACTGAAATGAAAGGGATGATGCGCTTTCTGATAACAAGCAAGAAAATCTCACTGAACTTCGGGGATATCCATCCTAATCCCCACATCAAGGCCCTGCCTGAGCAAAAAGAGGATGTGCAAATCGAGAAACTGCTGAAATCCGATCTGCGAAATGTCTGTGCGTACCCCTCGCCTTCGCACCTCGACGGCGCTGTTGATCCGTCGAAATATGAAGGCAGACCTTTTACATTGAGGCTTGCCTTGGGCGAACCACAAATGTCCCACTTCTCATTCGATTTGAGTGTATTGGAGTTCTATCGGAATGACCCCAGGTACTACTACACTAGCAATGACATCGGCGGAACAATATGCGTGAATGACGATTATGCCCAGTCACATGATATGGCTGCCTCGGACAAGGTTCTGTTGCAGACCTTTGGTTTTTCCTATGATTCCCGTTTTGACCGAGCAGTTGCAGTTTTTCTATGGTACCTATCACGTTTGAGCCCTGAGCACCAGCAAATCTGGAATGCAAAAATCCTGAAGGGTGATTACAAACTGCACCCGGACTATTTCAGGACCTCCGTAATGGGACAATTCCCAGAGGGAGTGTCGATTTTTGATGCATTCATGGAGGAAATGCATCAGACAAATGAAATGTGCCGATTGATGGGCCGACCGACCTTGTTCAGAGAGGAATTCGTAGAGCGGGAGAAACCTAAGGAATTTGGCTTTTTGATAAGGCCCACCTTGAAGCACTTCAGTGATTTTGTGCTCTTGCTAGACAAGATGATCTCGGAAAACATCAACAGAGAATTCTTCCTAAGTGATGTCCCGTTTGAATACGACGAGGTCAGAGATGATGGGAAAGTCGTCGTCCGCCAGAAGGGCTCAGTTCAGATACTGGATGAATGGCTGGGTAAGCACTTTCGAACGAAGGATAGAGAACCGATTGAAGAAATGATTGCCGCCTTTAAGGAGATAAGGAGATTGCGCCAAAGACCGGCACATGCTATCGATGAGGATGTTTTCGACCAGGAGTACTTCAGAAAGCAGCGAAAACTAATCATTAAAGCGTATAAGGGAGTTAGGCTCCTGCGATTGATACTTACGAACCACCCAAGCGTAAGGGGCCATAAGGTACCCGAGTGGCTTCAGTCAAAGAGAATATGGGATCACTAGATGAGCGTTGACCACGCCGGTCGGCCTTCTCAGATCCATGGCTCACAGGTTCATCTCCGTGAGTGACACCTAGATGTCGAAATGCATATACTGCGTTGAGGAAAAGGACCCATCAGCGTTTGACAGGGACCATGTGATACCCGAATCCTTCGGCAAGTTTGAAAACAACCTTACTCTTCACCAACAGCAAGTATGCCGGGACTGCAACCAGTATTTCAGCAAGAAACTTGAGCTCTTTCTTGGTCGAGACACTGTTGAGGGAACATTCAGATATGTCTCAGGACCCAAAGACCCGAAGGATTTCACGACCGTTAAGGAAAGTAGGCTCCTTTACAAGCTGGCAGAAGAAGGGCCTTGGAAAGGTGCTATGCTCCGGCGTGTTACACACGACAAGATAGACGCTGTGAATCAAGTTGCGTTCCAGCAGAGGAACACAGGGAACTGGGTATTCTTCCCTATCGAAGATGTTCCCTCAGGGCATGAGCTTAAGAAACAAGGATTCATCTTGAAGGGAGATAAGTCCTTCAAGATGGTTGTGCATCCTGATTTCGGGGAGAAAAAACTAAAGCAACTGCTCACAGAAAAGGGCCTGGACATCGAACCCGATGGAGAGGTCATGGACTTCAAGTCCGGGCAAGAAAAGGTGATGGTCGAAATCCAGCAGACCGTCGATAAGGTCATTCTCAGAGGAATTGGGAAAATAGCATTTAACTACCTAACATATGCCCAAGGAGCAGATTTCGTTCTGGATAAGAGGTTCGACGGCTTTAGGGAGTTCATACGCTATGGAACGACCAGCGACACCCCACACGTGTGGATTGAAGGAAGGCCGATATGGCTTGATAGAAAACGCTTACCGACCAAACACGTGCAAGAACACTGGGTCCTGATCGACTGGGACGAAACTACGATATTCTCTTTACTTTCGCTATTCAACCTGACCATGTACAAAGTCCAGTTCTGCAGGAGATTCCTTGTGTTACCGGGCGACATCCGAACCGGAAATCGCTTCAACGTAAAGACCAAGAAAATATCCAAACTGTACCACCCACCTCTTGGTCTGTTCACAGCATAGGATCCCCCCGGTGATCGCTCTGTCTCGCCAAGAGACCGCATGGAATGCGGGTGAGGAAAGGTGTGACCGAAAGGTGCCCGGTCATTTCCCGGCCTTGAGACAAGGAGGCCGGAAGTTGGTGCCAAATTGTGTCATTGACATCGGGGGAGATTGGGGTCAGATTTAGGGTAGTGACGTAGATTCTGAGCAATCTAGGCCATTTTCCACGGGAGAGAGCCCCACGGTAGCTGGAAGTATAGCGAGACCCCATGGTAGACGGAAGAAAAAGGGCAGGCCTCGGAAGCCCCCCGGGCATGTCCCTCCGAGCAAGCAACATAGAAGGAAGCGGTGCGGAGCGCACGCGAGGACTACCGGGAAGCCTTGTCAGAGGTGGGCGATGGCCAACGGCAGGTGCATGATGCACGGTGGGAAGACCCCAAAAGGGCATGACCACCCGGCCTTCAAGACCGGCGAGCGTTCAAAGTATCTTCTTCCAAGTCTGCGACAGCTCGTCAGAGAACGACCTTTGGTCGCCGAAGATTTGGCTAACCTTGACGTCTATGACCTTGGAGATGAAGTCAGGATGACATTCGCCATGCTGTGTCTCTATTTGAAGAACAGACCAGAACCTGATGAAGTCACGGCTGACTGGATTCTGACAGCAGTCAGGTTGATTGATAGAGTAGCCAGGCAGAAGGAGCGCTACGTAAGGATGCAGAAATACCACAGGACAATCACGCTTGAAGAGTTTCAGGATGCAATGAGGAAAACGACGATACTTGTTTGTACGGCTTTCGGGCAGACCGTGAAAGACAAGAAGCTGATGGACGAGTTCATGGAGAGGCTTGAGAAGATACCAGAGCAATTGGAGAGTTGGCAGGGGTGATACGACGTATCTGGTCATGAGAGGCGCCGTGGAGGACAGCGCTGATTCGTCTTCAGCGATCGTCTCTTGACTGCGATTTCTCCTCGGCTTTGGAGTTCCCGAATAGCGTACGCATAAGGCGCATGAGCTTGGACCACCTGAGTCTTCTTGCCGGGCATTCCCAGTGTTTCAACCAGTGGTCAATCTGAGTCTCCTTGAGGACGGCAGCTTGGATCAGCATGAGAGCCTCGGGAACAGATTCAACGCCGGTCAAAGCTAGGAGAGTTTTGGCCGGCTCCTGTTCAGGGCTGGTATCGAGAAGGCACGTACCCTCATCGAAGAACCGGCAATTCCCGCAGTGCTCCACATACCTCTTCCGCTCCTGGCGGGGCCAGAAGGTTCCCCAGTGGTGGCATTCCTTATCACATCCCATATCAACCGCATTATACACTAGGTTTCTGAAATGTTCCCGCAGGAGGCCACCGGGAGGATTTGAAAAACTTGGTGTATAATAAGACTGAGAAAGCACAGACCTGGGGCTGCCTCTGTGTGGAGGGAGCGCATGTCGGCTTTTCCGGGCAGGCTATCAGCTGGGGTTGGGTTACGTGCACATGTTGGTGAGTACATGGCGATGATAGAAAAACGGACGTCACGGACGGCGTAATGAGATGGCCAGAGACAGGCAAAGGCAAGATATCCTGGCCTGTAGCGCCAAGAGTAGAGGAGTTTGGCACTCGGCCCAGTGATTTGGATGCTCTGGTGGGTAGCTTTCTGCTCTCTCAGGATGTCAGCCAGTCCTCAAGAACGACCTATGGGAAAGGTCTCAGACGTTTCCTGAGCTGGCTTGCAACGGAAGAGATACAGATGCCAAGGAGAGAGGATATCCTGGCATACAAGGAACACCTGAAGGCCAAAGGTTTCTCTCCTCCCACTATCTCAAACTACCTGGTTGCGGTAAGGAAGTTCTTCGATTGGACTGAGGGGATACGACTCTATCCGAATGTTGCCAGAGG belongs to candidate division TA06 bacterium and includes:
- a CDS encoding AAA family ATPase, coding for MINASDIHKESDVLRKVTDFYLASTEFNGIPIRSLMDNLKVKETEMKGMMRFLITSKKISLNFGDIHPNPHIKALPEQKEDVQIEKLLKSDLRNVCAYPSPSHLDGAVDPSKYEGRPFTLRLALGEPQMSHFSFDLSVLEFYRNDPRYYYTSNDIGGTICVNDDYAQSHDMAASDKVLLQTFGFSYDSRFDRAVAVFLWYLSRLSPEHQQIWNAKILKGDYKLHPDYFRTSVMGQFPEGVSIFDAFMEEMHQTNEMCRLMGRPTLFREEFVEREKPKEFGFLIRPTLKHFSDFVLLLDKMISENINREFFLSDVPFEYDEVRDDGKVVVRQKGSVQILDEWLGKHFRTKDREPIEEMIAAFKEIRRLRQRPAHAIDEDVFDQEYFRKQRKLIIKAYKGVRLLRLILTNHPSVRGHKVPEWLQSKRIWDH
- a CDS encoding HNH endonuclease, which translates into the protein MSKCIYCVEEKDPSAFDRDHVIPESFGKFENNLTLHQQQVCRDCNQYFSKKLELFLGRDTVEGTFRYVSGPKDPKDFTTVKESRLLYKLAEEGPWKGAMLRRVTHDKIDAVNQVAFQQRNTGNWVFFPIEDVPSGHELKKQGFILKGDKSFKMVVHPDFGEKKLKQLLTEKGLDIEPDGEVMDFKSGQEKVMVEIQQTVDKVILRGIGKIAFNYLTYAQGADFVLDKRFDGFREFIRYGTTSDTPHVWIEGRPIWLDRKRLPTKHVQEHWVLIDWDETTIFSLLSLFNLTMYKVQFCRRFLVLPGDIRTGNRFNVKTKKISKLYHPPLGLFTA